A genomic region of Pseudomonas abietaniphila contains the following coding sequences:
- a CDS encoding autotransporter domain-containing protein — MNVTFNDNGNNAGNSNPAGADSVILRNPTTFAAYYDYRSNTGSAGNHTGSASSAQLSAGLFISVKAGTYLGPVTISCSSAASSDATLSSLIPSTGTLSPTFSSGTDSYNVAVPNSVATIAFTPTARDSNATITVNGNTVASGAASPAISLSEGANAVSVVGTAQDNTTHTYSITVTRAVSPPIANAVSSTVAANSSSNPITLSTSGGSPVSVAIASGPVHGTASASGTSISYTPMAGYSGTDSFTYTASNGSGTSSAATISITVTAPVLVMTPASGTLSAGQVGTAYNQSFAAAGGTAPYGYVGSVVPAGLSLDSATGSLSGVPTSAGTYSFSVTATDSHGATGSANYTLTVAAGALPVANPVSLTVAANSSNAVSLSLSGGTATSVAVSSAPTHGTAVASGTSITYTPTAGYSGADSFTYTASNASGTSSPATVMLTVTAPTLTLAPSAGALPAGQVGSAYNQSFHASGGNAPYRYVSAGYPTGMTFDSSTGALSGTPSSPGTFTLSVTVTDNHGATGNATYTLNVASAQAPVAGPVSATVSADSASPLTLSLSGAAATSVAVASAPAHGSAVASGTSIIYTPTAGYSGTDSFTYTASNATGTSSAATVNITVTAPTLSVLPASGALPAASIGASYSQSVNVSGGTAPYHFTATGLPAGLNIDPSTGTISGTPSAASSASISVAVTDAFGVSATMSYSLVIGGSTPSGADRSASLLAGQSVTVNLSDAVNGGPFTSAALVNTPPRSVGQTTLNGLNLTFLASAQASGAVVIRYTVSNRWGTSQPISLTLQVTGRSDPSKDQEVIGMLAAQAQSATRFARAQIDNFNDRLEQLHDNDSRRNRSFNLQLGLPQSRQSRTDSTSAAQMYQALSTLKASSAPATPQQASSEKDADWFGDGNISVWSGGYVNVSDAHRDDVKLDSTMVGISVGADYLFLDSFTAGIGFGYGRDSSDIGSQNSRSKGDSFSTALYGSFHPGQIFVDGLLGYSSLSFDSRRYVTDTGGYARGSRDGDQYFASLSSGYEFRDASWRLAPYGRMDVSSTELDGFRETGSGSFDLAYADQRLTVLSGVGGLRGQYGIPLAHAAMTLRGRVEYSHTFSGDSTARVGYADISDSTYSISTIGQSENTMTLAMGVDFALKSGVTTGVTYQGSYGMGDDSRSNALMFRVGTHF; from the coding sequence GTGAACGTTACGTTTAACGATAACGGCAATAACGCGGGCAATAGCAACCCGGCTGGCGCGGACTCCGTGATCCTGCGCAACCCCACCACTTTCGCTGCGTACTATGACTACCGAAGTAACACGGGTAGCGCAGGCAATCACACGGGCAGTGCATCCTCCGCGCAACTGAGCGCAGGCCTGTTCATCAGCGTCAAGGCAGGGACTTATCTTGGCCCTGTAACGATTTCCTGCAGTTCGGCAGCGTCCAGCGACGCAACGCTATCGAGCCTGATCCCTTCAACCGGGACGCTTTCGCCGACATTCTCATCCGGAACCGACAGCTACAACGTCGCTGTTCCTAACAGCGTGGCGACAATCGCGTTCACCCCGACAGCCCGTGACAGCAACGCCACGATCACAGTCAATGGCAACACTGTTGCTTCGGGTGCAGCATCCCCTGCCATCAGCTTGAGCGAAGGCGCCAACGCCGTCAGCGTGGTGGGCACGGCACAAGACAACACCACTCACACCTACAGCATTACGGTGACCAGAGCTGTCAGCCCGCCGATCGCCAATGCGGTTTCGTCCACAGTCGCGGCAAACAGCTCAAGCAATCCCATCACGCTTTCCACCTCAGGAGGCAGTCCGGTGTCGGTCGCGATTGCATCCGGTCCGGTACACGGCACGGCTTCAGCCAGCGGCACATCGATTTCCTATACACCGATGGCAGGTTACTCGGGGACCGACAGTTTTACTTACACCGCCAGTAATGGTTCTGGTACATCCAGCGCTGCCACCATCTCGATCACTGTAACAGCCCCTGTGTTAGTGATGACCCCTGCGTCCGGCACACTGTCTGCAGGCCAGGTGGGAACCGCCTATAACCAATCTTTCGCAGCCGCTGGGGGTACTGCCCCCTATGGATATGTGGGCTCTGTCGTTCCTGCCGGCTTGAGTCTTGATTCGGCGACCGGGTCGCTCAGTGGGGTACCGACCAGCGCCGGCACCTATAGCTTTTCAGTCACAGCCACTGACAGTCATGGCGCTACAGGAAGTGCGAATTACACGCTCACTGTTGCTGCCGGTGCATTACCCGTCGCAAACCCGGTTTCGCTAACCGTAGCCGCCAATAGCAGCAACGCCGTATCACTGTCGCTGTCCGGTGGGACGGCGACCTCGGTAGCAGTGTCCTCAGCTCCGACACACGGCACCGCAGTGGCGAGCGGCACTTCAATTACCTACACGCCAACGGCTGGCTATTCAGGTGCAGACAGTTTCACCTACACCGCCAGTAACGCATCCGGCACCTCTTCCCCCGCGACAGTCATGCTGACAGTCACGGCGCCTACTCTGACCTTGGCGCCAAGTGCGGGAGCACTACCCGCCGGGCAAGTTGGCAGCGCGTATAATCAGTCGTTCCACGCCTCCGGCGGCAACGCCCCCTATCGCTACGTCAGTGCTGGATACCCGACGGGAATGACTTTCGATTCCTCCACCGGAGCACTGAGCGGTACGCCGAGTAGTCCAGGCACCTTCACCCTTTCGGTCACGGTCACGGATAACCACGGCGCCACGGGCAACGCGACCTATACGCTGAACGTCGCCAGCGCACAGGCCCCAGTGGCAGGCCCGGTTTCCGCCACCGTTTCCGCGGACAGTGCCAGCCCTCTCACGCTGTCGCTTTCAGGAGCAGCCGCTACCTCAGTAGCAGTGGCTTCTGCACCGGCACATGGCAGCGCGGTGGCAAGCGGCACTTCGATTATCTACACGCCCACAGCGGGTTATTCGGGTACGGACAGTTTTACCTACACAGCCAGCAATGCGACGGGTACATCATCCGCTGCAACGGTGAACATCACCGTGACAGCCCCAACGCTCAGCGTGCTACCGGCTTCAGGTGCGCTGCCAGCCGCCTCAATAGGTGCTAGTTATAGCCAGTCAGTGAACGTCTCTGGCGGAACGGCTCCTTACCATTTCACTGCCACAGGCCTGCCCGCAGGACTCAACATCGATCCATCCACAGGGACGATTTCCGGTACGCCCTCGGCAGCCAGTTCGGCCTCTATCTCTGTAGCGGTGACTGACGCTTTCGGTGTTTCGGCAACGATGAGTTACAGCCTCGTGATCGGCGGATCTACCCCAAGCGGCGCCGATCGCAGCGCTTCGCTTCTCGCTGGACAGTCCGTCACGGTAAACCTGAGCGATGCAGTCAACGGTGGTCCGTTCACGAGCGCGGCACTGGTAAACACTCCACCCAGGTCCGTGGGCCAGACCACACTCAATGGGTTGAACCTCACCTTCCTCGCTTCGGCTCAGGCATCCGGTGCAGTTGTCATCCGATACACAGTGAGCAATCGCTGGGGCACTTCGCAACCCATTAGTCTTACCTTACAGGTAACCGGCCGGTCAGACCCCAGCAAGGATCAGGAAGTGATCGGGATGCTCGCTGCCCAGGCGCAGAGCGCAACACGATTTGCTCGCGCCCAGATCGACAACTTCAATGATCGCCTTGAGCAACTTCACGACAATGACAGCCGGCGCAACAGGAGTTTCAATCTGCAGCTGGGCTTGCCGCAGTCCCGTCAGTCCCGCACGGACAGCACAAGTGCCGCGCAGATGTACCAAGCGCTGTCTACTCTAAAGGCCTCCAGTGCGCCAGCAACGCCGCAACAGGCTTCCTCAGAAAAGGACGCCGATTGGTTTGGCGACGGGAACATTTCGGTATGGAGTGGCGGCTACGTCAACGTCAGCGACGCGCACCGTGACGATGTAAAACTCGACAGCACCATGGTGGGCATCAGCGTCGGTGCTGACTATCTGTTCCTGGACTCTTTTACCGCTGGCATCGGATTCGGATACGGCAGAGACTCCAGTGATATCGGCTCCCAGAATAGTCGCAGCAAGGGCGACTCGTTCAGCACGGCTCTTTACGGGAGCTTCCACCCGGGTCAGATTTTTGTTGACGGGTTGCTGGGCTACAGCAGCTTGTCGTTCGACAGTCGACGCTATGTGACTGACACCGGTGGCTATGCCAGAGGATCGAGAGACGGGGACCAATATTTTGCCTCTCTAAGTTCCGGGTATGAGTTCCGAGACGCTTCCTGGCGACTGGCCCCCTACGGAAGAATGGACGTGTCTTCGACAGAGCTGGATGGCTTCCGCGAAACCGGCAGCGGCAGCTTTGATCTAGCCTATGCCGACCAGCGCCTGACGGTACTTTCGGGTGTTGGCGGCCTGCGCGGGCAGTACGGCATACCGTTAGCGCATGCCGCGATGACACTGCGCGGACGTGTCGAGTACAGCCATACCTTTAGCGGGGACAGCACGGCACGGGTCGGGTACGCCGACATCAGCGACTCGACCTACTCGATCTCGACTATTGGGCAGAGCGAGAACACGATGACGTTGGCGATGGGGGTCGACTTCGCTTTGAAGTCAGGTGTGACGACCGGAGTGACCTACCAAGGCTCCTACGGGATGGGTGACGATTCCAGATCAAATGCGCTGATGTTCAGGGTAGGCACCCATTTCTAA